The Theobroma cacao cultivar B97-61/B2 chromosome 1, Criollo_cocoa_genome_V2, whole genome shotgun sequence genome contains the following window.
AAGTTTGCAAAAAACACTTGGGTTTCCTACTGATTGCTTCATATTATTGCCACGCTTGATTATCACCACCAATGTCCCAGGCAAGCACTGCAACAAAAATTCAGCCTTCTCCTGAAATCTAGGTGGTCCAGACTGGATTAAGTATTGAAGCAATGGTATTGCATCTGCAGCAGCAACTGATTGGGCTCTTGAAACTTCAGCTGGGCAAGCTGACCAAGCTTGCCTGAGTAGGAAAAGAGCATCTAAAGCAGCTTCTTGAGTTGCCTCAGAACCTGATTTGAGGGATGTAACCAAATGGGGAATACTAAGTGTTGCAGGCTCAGTGGCTCTCAAACGGGGGAAGTTGctaaataaagaatttagaGCTTTTAGATACTCCTCATTCACAGTTCCAGTAGCCCATAAATCCTTTTCAATAGCAGCTGCAAGATATGGATAGATGTTAAGCATAACAGAAGAAGCTACAGTTTGCATGGAAAGGTTTATCTAAAGAACAATGCATTAGCAATACCAACGTAAACCAAATTGACAAacggaaaaataaaaatttcaaagtaCTGATGATCCTAGCCCACTAATCCTGCTCGAACACTGTATGTTGTTTGTCACTTCTTCCTAGCACAAGACTTAACCAACGATAAAGAAAACTAAGGTGTACACACACATACACAAAAAGCATTGTGAAAATTGCTTAGTAAGGTGATAAAGGGGTGCAGAAAAACAGACAATTTACCATCCAATTCATTTTATAAAGCTCCCAAGCAAAACCAGAatgtaaattcattttttgtggactaagaaaacagaaaaagaatttaCAGTTGTAAATATTTCATCAGTAAATTGCATTTTGAAGTCTATAACTCTGTTTCACCGTAAGCAATAGGTTTTGGTGATAACCAAAATCTTTTAAGTGTGTTCACAATCGCAAGACGCATAATAAGTGATGATGCACTCAGAATTACCAATCAAACTGGAAGCATAAGTTGAACTAAGAGCCTAACGAGGGCAAAGAGTTAGAAAAGAGGCTCTTTTAAAATGTTATGACCAAAAGGTTTGTGAACCAATACtaaataggaaaaagaattgcAACATAACCATGTAGTAGCAGGGCACAGCAATAtaacttttataaaatatgGCACACTTTTAAGTAACTTCTCACACTAGCCATCCATAGTTAAAGTCAGTGTATAGGGAACTTACCAGTTATGGCTCTGACAGTTTCACTTGAAGCATACTCCTGAATGGTATGATTAGAAAATAGAAGCTTAACAAACATTGCAGCCTGAACGGATGTTTCTGGATCACTTGAACCTATTAGATCCAATACAACCTGAACACCACCAGCCTCAGCTACTGCTCTCTTATTTGATCGGCTATACATTACAAGATTTTGCAAAGCACATATAGCTACCACTTTCATTTCTTCTGTGGGTTGGTCTTCGAGCACATTAACAAGAGCACGGCAAGCTGAAACAGCATCAGCAGTTCGAGCGAGTGCCTCATTCTGGAAAAGGTCACCAAGAGCCAATGTGGCCAGTAGCCTTGCCTGCTGAGCTTGGGTTTGTGGATCCAAGAGATACTGGGATAGTGGTACGATTGCAGTTTTAGTAGCTTTTGTTTCTCTGATCTTCACATTATTGAGTAATACTTCCAGCAGTCTTGCAGCTGTTTCCTCACATTGATGAGATCTGAGAAGTTCTAAAAGAGCCTCTATGGCACCACTTTCAGCCATTGCTTCAGCACTGGTTCCGTCATCACTTTCTAATACCAGAAGAGCATTCAATGCACCAACCACAGTGCCCTCTGAGCCAGAACGAAGCAACCTTACCAAAACAGCAACAGGAACTTCCAGATAAAATTCAGAACTGAATTGCAGAATGCTAGCTAAAACAGAAGCAGCTGATTCCCATAAAGCATGCGGGAGTGAAGGATCAGCTTGCAATATCACTTTGGACAACTCATTGACACCACCCTCTTTTGCAATTTCATTTGGGCATGTTAGGGCAATGCTAACGAGAGCCTTCACAGCTCTCTGTTGCAAGATATGTATGCCAGAACCAAGAATTCTTATAAGGGGACCAATTACTTGCTGTGTCACTGCATCCCTCTGAAGATGTTCTTCCAAGAGCAGATGTGATAGAAGCTCTGCTGCCAACTGCTGAACTGCTGGAGCAGGAGAATCAAGAAGTGGGATGAGCGGTTCTATAGCTTGGTGAGAGGTCAGTGTATAATCAGCACGACAGTGTGGATGCTCCAGAATATTTACAAGGACCTGTAATGCACTATGCTGTCCATCAGGCCCAAATTCAGGTCTTGATAGCAACTGGAAAAGGGGCTCAACCACTTTTGCTGCAGAAGGTCCTTTAGCAATAGTAGCATTGTTTGTCAGTATTCGGAGCAATTCTGCAAAAGCAGCACACAGGAAATCTGGCGCTTCATGAAGGATATCAAGTATGCTTTCGATTACACCAGCTTTCACCATTTCCATCTTACAAGCAGGTCTATCTTTCCCTAACTTCACAAGAGCTCTTGAGATAGCTTCATGAAGCATGTAATTATTACCATACAGAAGGCCAACAAGAGGAATTACAGCACCATGTGCGGCAACTAGTTCTGCCAGTTGCTCATCATCTACAAGTTTATCTAATGCACGGACAACTGAATGTTGAGCAGGACTGAACTCAGTTACAAGGAGAGATACTAGAGGCTCAACACAGCGAGCTGCAGCCATAGTGGATCTGATTCTTGTATTCACAAAAAGAACACAACACAACTCAGCAGCATCCCCCTTCAGCTCCATCGAACAATTTGATGAAAGGATTCTGCAAAGAACATCCACTGCATTCATTTCAACATCTGCAACTGCAAGGGCTCTAGAAGGGTTCTCACTCAACAACCTAACCAATGCTGCTATTGCAGCATGCTGCTCTTTCTCCATTCCAGTATTAAGAATCTCCACCAAGGGTTGAACAGCTTGCCGGGCAGTCTCAGCATTTCTGATATGGTCAGCAGAGAATAGGCTTTCCAATGCTTTAGCAGCACTATACCTAGCAGCTCGTCCTCCAAGACGTAAAACTGCTACAAGTTGGCTAACAGCACCAAATGCAGCCTCATGTCTTCGAATTTCAGCACTGCTAAATAGGATCCCTAATAGATCAGTAGCAGCTTCTTCAGTTGCATCTTGAGGGCTGAGAGAAAGATACTTAGTCAATGCTTCTAAAGCCCCTGATTCTACCATAACAATCTTATTTGATGGACAGTCTTTTGCAAGCTGAGTCAGAAGCCCAAGTGCCAGATAAGGTGCACCAGGGCGGTCTGGAATTGGTTTAAGTAGATCAACAAGGGCAGGAATTGCTTTTCGAGAAGTAGCACCAACCCTAATGTCTTCCACTCTAAATAACCTCTCAAGAGCAACTTGATCTGGATAGCGTACTAAAGCAAACTCTTCTGACAATTCAAGAAGTTCTTCTATATCAACGTCAGCACAGCCAAGCAAAGAGATAAGTCCACCAGCAGCACCTGAATTTGCAACAGATAGAAGAGTCCCTCTGCTACCATTACAGACTAGACTGGCCATTGCTTGTGCAGCAAAATATCTGTTTGCTAACACCTCTGACTTCACTAAATTTGCAAGTACTGGTACGGATTTCATTGTTGCATGTGCCCGGATGATATCTCtatcttgaaataaaattgCTAGCAACAATGCACAAATCCATATGCTGTTATCTTCCTTAAAATCAATCTGCAAATTACCACGTAGGATGTAAACAGTTTTAGTAGAAATAGGAGGGAATATAGCCACAATTGCTTGACAGGGAAACAGGAAATAATCTCAATGCTGTCTTTGAGAAATTCTATATATCGATATAAGAACCATAACTTCGATTGGTataaacattattttaaataaataattaacaagAAGAGGATTGAATACCTGAGCATATTGGGAAGAACGTTGCGAGATTCTCTCAGTGACAACTTCAACTGCTCCAGCCTCCATTATTGCGATTTTACTCTTTTCATCATGACAGGCAAGGACAGAAAGTAGCCAAATAGCTAAATTAGCACCAGAAATAACTGCTGTGCCTGTATCCAATTCCCCATTCCTGGCTTCTTCTTTAGCATGCCTACAGATGCTAATGGCATCCTCATTATCAACTTGTGGATTTGCCAAAGGAGTCTCTCCAGAACCAAGCATTGAAACAAGTGATTGGATTAGATGGGTAGAAGAATTTGATTGATTAAGATCTTCCACCACTCTATGGTGATTAACTTTTGCTGCACATATCAGAAGTGCAGTGCCCCCAATTTTGACCTTTAAGTTTGAGGAACTGATCACCCTTCTAGCAATTGATGGTATGCATTCAGAAATACTAGCAACAGTGTCTCCTAGAACAACAGGTTGATCACGACAAAGTCGTGACAATATCTCAATAGCTTTATCCTGTAACAAAGGTGTTGCATCAACAATAGATGAAACTATTGGAGATATGCATTTTGGAAATTCAGCTAAAACTGCCCATGTAGGTTTTATTTGACCACTGGCTCCTTCTGATCTTGACACAATAGCAAGCGCATCTAGTGCCTCTGCTGTGGCAACAGATCCACCTCTGGCAGATTCTAGAAACGAAACTAAAGCAAGAACTGTACCAGCACGATTCACACAATCAGTTATGGCATAATCAATTTGCCTTGAATGGAGTAGACGTGCTATTGCTGCTGCTGCATAAGTCTTCCCAGAAACAGTTCCTTCACGTAAAACCCTTGTAGAAGGCAGAATAATTTGTTCAGCAATCGCTGTCTCCGAAACTTCAGTATCCAAAATAAGATTTGCTAGAGCACATACAGCCTGCTCTGCAACTTCAAGAACTGAAGAGTCAGCAAGTGCAACTAAGGGAGTCATTGCATCTCGAGCAACGGCAGCCACATCCCTGTTCTCCTTAATTGAAAGAAATACTGCAGCAAGGCAGTGACAGGACTCTGCTAAGATGTTTTCAGACTCAACATTTAGCAGCTTCATAACTGACCAAAGAGTTTTTACAGCAATGTTACTTTCACGCAAGTCCTTCCTGGTTTCAAAAATCCCAGCTAAAGCTGATGCAGACTTCGCCTGAGTTTCTTCTTTAGTTGAgcttaatattttaatcatggTCTCAATGGCATCATTTGCAGCACTACCATCACGCAATATATCATGGAAGGGGACCACTGAAAGCATACTTCTTAGAGCATCCAAAACATACACTTTAGATTCAGGTAGATCGCTGGTTAACAATGCACTGAGCTGGCTGATGGTAGCTGTATCAGATTTATGAATTAAATGGTTCAAAGTCTTTGCTGCAATTTCTTTCCCATTTGGGCTCCCATTCTTGAGCAGCCATAATAGTGCAGGAACAGCATCAGCACTTTCAACACAAGCACGTATATCTTCACTGTGATTGCATAGATTCTTGAGGATCAATGCAGAATCTTCCTTGGCCTTCACAGAACCAGTTTCCAGAATTTGAACAAGTGGAGGAATACCACCAGCAGCAGTAATGGCCCACTtactttcatcattttcattagAGAGAAGGCAAAGTAGTGCAACTGCACACTCTTGCTGCTGCTCTGATGAAAGACCAAGAAGTGATATCAACAGCTGAACACCTTCACGGCCTTGAAGCGCACGCCATAGACTTCCTTCATTGTTGCAAAGTGTGAGGAGAGTTCTTATAAGCTCCTCCTGGACTTCATTGGTTGCCATGGTGATCAATCCAACAAGCAACCTTTTCGCATCAGAATTTGCAAGCTTAATTGAGAGTATGGTATTCCCATACAAACTGGCTAGGGCTTCTATCGTACGTTCTTGCACAAGGAATGGTAAGCGAGGTTGGAACTGATTAACTAAAGTCTGCTCAATAACCAGAGGATCTGATGCTCTAGTAGATTCTGCTTTGCTGTCATAAATCATTAAAGCTGAAGCCAAAGCCCCTAGTGTGTCAGCAGTCTGAGCAGGTGAAGAACATGACTCAAGGCTCTGACCAAGGCTTGAGATGACATATGACAAACCACCAGATATGTTTGCCAAAGCACACATAGCATTCTCCTGCAATGCTTGGGCATACTCACCTTGCATGAATTCTTTTGAAGGAGCTATTGTAGCAGTTATTAAAGCAGGAATACCATTGGAATTAGCTATTTCCCGCCTAGCCTCTTTGCACTGGGCAGAAAGAGACTTAAGAGCACCTGCAGCCTCAGCTCTAACAGGGGCTTCATTACCAGGTCCTATTAGTTTGAGCAATTGTTTTGTAGCTTCGGCAGCCAATACCTTAGAACAAACAGATGCATCCTCCATCATCATACACGCAAGAAGAAAGCATACGTTAGCTTGAGTGCTTGACTGTCCGGTTGTGAGCAACTTAACAAGTATATCAACTCCTCCAGCCTGTACTGTTGCAGACCAAAATCCCTCCGTGCTGCTTGAGAGGTTTTTCAATGCTCCAGTCAATAAGTTATCAACCAAGTCTCCTGTCTTGAGCCCATTATGTAGCAGCTTCCAAAGCACTGGCACAACTCCCTCAGTCGAAAAAATCTTTGATCCAACATGATCTTTAGCACCACCTTGTGAAACAGCATAGATGGTCTTAGCAGCAGCAATTTGACCTTCTGATGAGCTGGACTTGAGGAGACCAAGTAATGGTGGTATGCAACCCCCAAGCAAGACTTTAACCCTTAGTTCATTCTCCTTACAAAGCGAGCCTAAGACACTTGCAGCCTGAATTTTCACTCCAACTGATCCTGATCGGAGAAGAGAGACAAGAACTGGAACTGCCTGAGAGTGAGATCCAACAGCGCTAAAAGCATTTTCACGTGTGTCGATGAGTTCCAACAATTGCCTCAAGGAATGCTCTTTCTCTTGGACAGATGAGGAACTCTGCCGCAACTGTTCAATGCATTGTGCAACACTTGCCAATGTCCCATCTGGATCCTCCATGCTACTTGTGCGATCCCTTCAGGTGATTTAGGTATAAGATAGTCAAGACAGAATTCTGATAGCTAATAAGCATAGCTTGCAAATTCAATAAATCACCAAAGAATGGGGGAAGGTATTAATTATCATGACATCAATAGGGTGATACCAAAGCAGACACAAAATGATTTCTCTATACAAGATAATTGGGAGCAAACAGGCAAAAAGTGCAAAGGCTATCAGCCAAAAAGTTAGCAAAAGAATGAGGCCTATGACAATACAATATAAGTCAAAGGCACTGAAAATACCAAAGGGAAGTCAAAACGTATATAGGATGGGAAAGCTAGAATCACAACATAGCATATATTTGTTTTAGCTAAACATTATGCTGTCGGGGTATAGCAAATATCAGACTGTTCTAACTTTATCAAGCAACTCCAAGCCCAGAATTACTTATCCACATTGTTCTCAGCTCTTCTTGGTATTATGTGCCTCAGGTCTGTGCaaaagatataaaataaagCTTAAACTAACCTCAAACCCATTTTTACAACTGAATGTGGAGTTGGGGGCTCCGAATCTTGAATTTTAGCATCTCCATTTTTTTCCTGCAACCATAAGACACATAGAAGGTAATGATGCCAATAAATGCAATTATTCAATTGATGATAACTAGACATTCACGCACAGGTGAATGAAGTAGGCATcagaaaacaataaaaacaagaTATATGAGATTGTAAGAAGCTACATGTAAAAGAGCGTACAGAAAACATTAACAAGGAAGGCATTGCAGGATTCAGTTCCAAGGCTATTTTGGTCAATCATAATATATACCCAACCCTGCTAACTATTCAAGGGCTAGAGAAAATGGAAAGTGCACATATAGTATTTTCATCttctctgttttctttttctgggATGGGGTGGGTGGGCAGGGAACCGGGGGGGGCGGTGGCTGCGGAGGTATGATGGTTTTGGGGACAGCAATGCTGGCAAAATTACCTAACACAAGCAACGCAAATTGTTGCCTAGCATATATCCCTGACTAACCTCCATGGCAAATtgcaattttaaagaaatgaaacCAACATATAGCGTTATCCATATTTTTAGCTTCTTTATCCTTAGCCCTAACTCATAAGCATTGCATGCATGTTAGTGACACTGTCACCTCAACAATACATGATTTTGAAGAATGTATATCGGAACATTGCACCTTACCTGTCAATATAACAGCTCTAAATAAATTTCTATACTAGGAAAAAAAACAACCTCCAAGCACGCATGGACAATAAAATTTCCAATCTCAtcattaaaatcctttttatctttaattattattgaatTGCATATCCATATCGAGGGCCAGAAGCATTGTTTTCTGAGCttataaaaaacatattatctactaataaaatttatttaattattaattaccaGTGATTGCAAAATGAGATCTAAATACACCCAATAGCAAATAAACACCTTAAACTTCATAAAAGGAACACATCAGAATATCCACAATTCATATTCTTAATGCTAACTTATCCAAAAACTAAGTCCGATAATTAGTAACGTACCATATCATTAGCAGCAAGGCCGCTGCCATTGTTGGCAGCCAACCTCCAAGCCAGTGTCGCCGCCAGCTTTGCTTTTTACTGCAAGATTCGCTGAATCTAAAAAAACCTTAGCCGCTCTCCAGATCCAGCAATATGCGTCGTCAATACATTAAAATCTCCTGCAAACAGTTAAAAGTTAAGTTAAATAAGAACTTACATATCACGTAAATCCAGATCAAGCAAAAATCTTTATAATTCAAAACTAATTTGATCTCAAAAGAACAATTAGCACCAATGCATCTAATACTagtaaactaaaactaaataaaCGAGTAGAGCAATAGATCACATTTCCAACACACTGATTTTGCATTAACTTTCCTTCTCAGTTTTCTCTTGAAACAAACAGACAATGAACACAGAAACAGATAGAAACTGAATTAAAATATCTCCACTAAAACGAGCTGAATTTTACCAAACTGAAAGTCAGTAAACAGCAGATCGAAATCAGATTTaagaaggaaaacaaaaagagaaaaaaaattaagtggAAGTGTGAATTACTAATTGAATGAAGTGAATTCGGTGAGCTTAGATTTGGAAGAAACGACAGCGGATCATGAATGTCGAAGAGcattaaaaaagaagaaaaggtagaaaaataaaaagaaatgtaGATGGAAAgacagagaaagagagaagcaaaccttaaagagagagaaagagaaagagcaATGAAGAAGCAGAGCTCCGGTCTTTAGTTTAAGTGCATCTATCAATTTCGTAGAAGAGAAGCCAACAATTAAAGCACAAAGGAGAAAGATTATAaggaagggaaaaagaaaattgatatttttcttttttctttttttttttgtttgagacAGGAAAtgtgataataataataacaatcaaataatggatttttttttttttggtttttccttcctttctctctgTATTTACGTTTTTTTtctgagagagaaaaagaaagatgtgaAGGCAGTGGTTTGTTCTCAGCTCACAGCCGACGCACTCACTGGACCACCGACAATTTGAAAACTCCTACTTCTCTCGGCTCGGCTTGGCTTTCCCTGTTCTAGGCTCGGCTTTTCTAACGTTCAAAAAGGCAAACGAAATTGATCATGAGCATCATTATATAAGTTCGTTAATATATGCTTTATTTTATAGTTTAATATTTACAGGATCACCattaaacaaatatatttgattttgtaagagataaaattttaaaatgaaaatatttttaatactcTTTTGTAATTcattacaaattttttaaatcctTAAATGCTAAAAATAACGTaagattatatttttaaataattaattatttcatttatttattcttttctttaaaacgaTATGATAAATgtaacttaaatttaaaaattaaagcaaacgAAGTCTTgaataacataataaaaaaataatatggtggatgacaagataaaatataacataaaatataatattataaaaaattatataaaaagtGACGTAATGAAAcacaatataaaaaatgatgtgataaaaaataatatattaaaattcttatttttttaacactttttatatttaatttttaaagaggAAAGTACCGTAAAGGTAAAGGAGttgaaatttacaaaaatttataactaatttgtaaatttacaattttacaGGCGGCtagaaaagaataaattacaataattgagaaaaaaaataaaggaaaacagCTTCAAATTAGCCAAAGCCAAGCGGGAAAGCTGTTTCAGAGTGCggccctctttctctctcttagtTGGCTGGAAATGGATATTTATTGTCGTATTGGTAGATGGCAATTGGAACTGTGGACAGTAAGACACACCTAATAAGGATTCTTCCccgaattaattaattaattaattactaataaATCCGTGTTGTTCTAATACCATAGCATAATTCTGGCTTCACTGTCGTACATGCCCTCGAGGCCTTACCTTATCAACATCCAAGCCGGTCCTTAACTCTTTAACTGCCTAAGTTAATCCGGtaatttagggtttttttttttaacatttttttaccTGGTATTAAACAAGGAAGAtgataaaaaagttaaaaatgtaatGATCTTACCAATCTGAATAagacataatttttttttatttattgtcacaagtaaatatttattttttattatttttataaaataattatttataaatataaatattaaatcaatGAAACTttgtaataataatttataaatttattcgatattattagaattaaaaaaaaatttaatgaaatttattcaatacaatttaaaattttatttataaattggataaagtttattaatatttataaattaaaaattaaattttaaaaacaaatgttttaatagtataaagtttgaaatataaataatgaatctataatttattcaattattagtagaattaagaaattattttcttaataaaaatcattcaatgtAATTACATTTcttatttacaaattgtataaattttattaatatctaTAATAAAACAATTGAATTTCAATACTTGCGTGGTACAATTACATGCAAttgtaaatattatttatacaacAATTATAGattaaaaactatttaaaataacaaataacaatttataaatataataaataaaaatatttattttcatcaataaaaaaagtttgcaactttagcttttacatatattatattatattatttacatatattgtaaatatatttgcttcttatttttggattttggaTCATTTAGtgtatttcaatattttattttatccaaaaaaaattaccctattaaataatttatgaataaaaaCAATAGTAAATTTGTTGACTTGATGTTTTTTGTAGAAATTATATTGTCTTTATGTTATATAATTACTTATTATAGGGATAAGTCTCTAATTAATATGAAGTGTCTTTTATGAAATACGAGCGTGAAGCTGATGGGGTCAAAgtagataatattttataaatttttgtgaattatgaaaattaatatcAAAACCGATTATAACAATATTAATGATAAGTCATTAAAGACTATAGCTTTTGTTGAAATAGAGAGCATGTTACGATTTTAGAGAGAAGTCATAATGGACATACAATTTCCAAACCTTGAGACATCTTTTATGGAATAGAACACCCAACGGGTTCACAAATTTACAAACAATTGGGCTACAGAAGAACCATCCAACCcactaataattaatagtCTAAGTTAAGCAAATGGATTCTGTGGGGCTGAATGGAATGGGGTGCGCAACACATTGGTAAGTGGTCCGCATGAACTGCACTGTGAAAAAAACTTACGGCGACTTGAATACATGAAGaaattaaggtgaaattgTATTCATAATTGTGCTCTCATACTAATGTATAGTTTACCATAAATAGAAATCTCAGGGCAGGGGAAGAAAGGAAACTGACACAGAGCCTTGTGCAAAAgcaaagataaaaaagaaggGGCTCACAACTCATTCGGAAAAGGTTTATTCCCTCAGCCAAAACACAGAGACAGGACCTCACCAGTCGCAAATCAGTCCCTGTTGCAAGCTTATTTCTAAAGCCAAAATCAGactcttcttccttttcctaataataataataataattattattgtgTAGATCTGATTGGGGGGTCCTGAAAGAATGATTGGGACTTTATAACAGCCATTGAAATAGTTTACTTGTGGGAACATGAAAATCATCGCTGAAATCGGTTGAGTTGTAGCCTCATTTGGGGCCccttaattatatattaatgttttaaGCCTAATgttgtttaatattttcatggAAGTCGATTTCCTACCACTCATGATTGAGACTCCAAACTCATACAACCCCAAAACAATGAAATCTAATGAAGACCGTAATCCCATCATTTTCCATATCGCTTGTTTTTTCCCAAATTCCAGGTTAGTTAGGACTTCACAAGGGCCTTGGTTTCTTCAACtgcaattttcctttttctgaaAATTGTTGACGCATTAAGGCCTTCATGCTGTCTAGCTACTTTAGACAATCAACTTCAAATTGAGCAAATGTTTAATCAATTTCACTAATTTACGACAGTGATAAAAACTTTaaggaaataaataaaaacaatttaaaaaaaaaaaaatcacccCACGTTTTAGAATCTGGAACCACATGGACATGGTGGAATTCATTTAAAAAcattgaaagaaaataattcaCTCCCAATTAAATAACAATGCAGCACGTGCATTGTTTAACTATTTTCTTCGAATTTAA
Protein-coding sequences here:
- the LOC18611629 gene encoding uncharacterized protein LOC18611629; translation: MEKNGDAKIQDSEPPTPHSVVKMGLRDRTSSMEDPDGTLASVAQCIEQLRQSSSSVQEKEHSLRQLLELIDTRENAFSAVGSHSQAVPVLVSLLRSGSVGVKIQAASVLGSLCKENELRVKVLLGGCIPPLLGLLKSSSSEGQIAAAKTIYAVSQGGAKDHVGSKIFSTEGVVPVLWKLLHNGLKTGDLVDNLLTGALKNLSSSTEGFWSATVQAGGVDILVKLLTTGQSSTQANVCFLLACMMMEDASVCSKVLAAEATKQLLKLIGPGNEAPVRAEAAGALKSLSAQCKEARREIANSNGIPALITATIAPSKEFMQGEYAQALQENAMCALANISGGLSYVISSLGQSLESCSSPAQTADTLGALASALMIYDSKAESTRASDPLVIEQTLVNQFQPRLPFLVQERTIEALASLYGNTILSIKLANSDAKRLLVGLITMATNEVQEELIRTLLTLCNNEGSLWRALQGREGVQLLISLLGLSSEQQQECAVALLCLLSNENDESKWAITAAGGIPPLVQILETGSVKAKEDSALILKNLCNHSEDIRACVESADAVPALLWLLKNGSPNGKEIAAKTLNHLIHKSDTATISQLSALLTSDLPESKVYVLDALRSMLSVVPFHDILRDGSAANDAIETMIKILSSTKEETQAKSASALAGIFETRKDLRESNIAVKTLWSVMKLLNVESENILAESCHCLAAVFLSIKENRDVAAVARDAMTPLVALADSSVLEVAEQAVCALANLILDTEVSETAIAEQIILPSTRVLREGTVSGKTYAAAAIARLLHSRQIDYAITDCVNRAGTVLALVSFLESARGGSVATAEALDALAIVSRSEGASGQIKPTWAVLAEFPKCISPIVSSIVDATPLLQDKAIEILSRLCRDQPVVLGDTVASISECIPSIARRVISSSNLKVKIGGTALLICAAKVNHHRVVEDLNQSNSSTHLIQSLVSMLGSGETPLANPQVDNEDAISICRHAKEEARNGELDTGTAVISGANLAIWLLSVLACHDEKSKIAIMEAGAVEVVTERISQRSSQYAQIDFKEDNSIWICALLLAILFQDRDIIRAHATMKSVPVLANLVKSEVLANRYFAAQAMASLVCNGSRGTLLSVANSGAAGGLISLLGCADVDIEELLELSEEFALVRYPDQVALERLFRVEDIRVGATSRKAIPALVDLLKPIPDRPGAPYLALGLLTQLAKDCPSNKIVMVESGALEALTKYLSLSPQDATEEAATDLLGILFSSAEIRRHEAAFGAVSQLVAVLRLGGRAARYSAAKALESLFSADHIRNAETARQAVQPLVEILNTGMEKEQHAAIAALVRLLSENPSRALAVADVEMNAVDVLCRILSSNCSMELKGDAAELCCVLFVNTRIRSTMAAARCVEPLVSLLVTEFSPAQHSVVRALDKLVDDEQLAELVAAHGAVIPLVGLLYGNNYMLHEAISRALVKLGKDRPACKMEMVKAGVIESILDILHEAPDFLCAAFAELLRILTNNATIAKGPSAAKVVEPLFQLLSRPEFGPDGQHSALQVLVNILEHPHCRADYTLTSHQAIEPLIPLLDSPAPAVQQLAAELLSHLLLEEHLQRDAVTQQVIGPLIRILGSGIHILQQRAVKALVSIALTCPNEIAKEGGVNELSKVILQADPSLPHALWESAASVLASILQFSSEFYLEVPVAVLVRLLRSGSEGTVVGALNALLVLESDDGTSAEAMAESGAIEALLELLRSHQCEETAARLLEVLLNNVKIRETKATKTAIVPLSQYLLDPQTQAQQARLLATLALGDLFQNEALARTADAVSACRALVNVLEDQPTEEMKVVAICALQNLVMYSRSNKRAVAEAGGVQVVLDLIGSSDPETSVQAAMFVKLLFSNHTIQEYASSETVRAITAAIEKDLWATGTVNEEYLKALNSLFSNFPRLRATEPATLSIPHLVTSLKSGSEATQEAALDALFLLRQAWSACPAEVSRAQSVAAADAIPLLQYLIQSGPPRFQEKAEFLLQCLPGTLVVIIKRGNNMKQSVGNPSVFCKLTLGNNPPRQTKVVSTGPNPEWDESFSWTFESPPKGQKLHISCKNKSKMGKSSFGKVTIQIDRVVMLGAVAGEYTLLPESKSGPSRNLEIEFQWSNK